One Pseudomonas sp. C27(2019) DNA window includes the following coding sequences:
- a CDS encoding GTP-binding protein, translated as MTTAVHPLIKDAPNLAQDLIDLCDDDPSFAARVAEYEQLAVRLAAVQEGTETLSADDTQMLEQQCTALQAILMRKLTHPAGGCCGGCGG; from the coding sequence ATGACAACTGCTGTACACCCTTTGATTAAAGATGCACCGAATCTTGCGCAAGATTTAATAGATTTGTGTGACGATGATCCGAGTTTTGCCGCTCGAGTTGCTGAGTATGAACAGTTAGCTGTGCGCTTAGCTGCTGTGCAAGAGGGCACAGAAACACTAAGTGCTGATGATACGCAAATGCTTGAGCAGCAGTGCACTGCGTTGCAGGCTATATTAATGCGTAAGCTGACGCATCCAGCTGGCGGCTGCTGTGGTGGTTGTGGCGGCTAG
- a CDS encoding FKBP-type peptidyl-prolyl cis-trans isomerase, whose translation MSELDLSTDEARVSYGIGRQMGEQLRHNPPPGVSVDAVVTGLLSAFNGEQLAVSGEELNASFTVIRERMEAEAEVKAKAAAAEGIEFLAQNAKKDGVTTLASGLQYEVIETGDGAQPTGESTVRVHYHGTLTNGTVFDSSYQRGEPAEFPVSGVIAGWTEALQLMTCGSKWRLTVPSELAYAGQAVGAIPAHSALVFDVELLEVVS comes from the coding sequence ATGTCTGAGTTAGATCTGAGCACTGATGAAGCACGAGTAAGTTACGGTATCGGTCGTCAAATGGGTGAGCAGTTACGTCACAATCCACCTCCTGGTGTTAGCGTTGATGCAGTCGTTACTGGTTTACTTAGTGCATTTAATGGCGAGCAGTTGGCTGTTTCAGGTGAAGAGCTGAATGCCAGCTTTACTGTGATCCGTGAGCGCATGGAAGCAGAAGCAGAAGTTAAAGCTAAAGCTGCTGCAGCTGAAGGCATTGAGTTTTTGGCTCAAAATGCTAAAAAAGATGGCGTTACCACCTTGGCTTCAGGCTTGCAGTATGAAGTGATTGAAACGGGTGACGGTGCTCAGCCTACCGGTGAAAGCACTGTACGTGTGCATTACCACGGCACATTAACCAATGGCACAGTGTTTGATAGCTCCTATCAGCGCGGCGAGCCAGCAGAATTCCCAGTATCAGGTGTGATTGCCGGCTGGACCGAAGCGCTGCAGTTGATGACCTGCGGTAGCAAATGGCGCTTAACCGTGCCAAGCGAATTAGCGTACGCTGGTCAAGCGGTTGGCGCCATTCCTGCGCACAGTGCGTTAGTGTTTGATGTTGAATTGCTTGAGGTTGTGTCTTAA
- a CDS encoding DUF4136 domain-containing protein, with protein MMIRYLLLVSVLALSACQSHRLTELDYQPERNYHGLQSWQWANPAIQFIPDSDQHKSDLDTERVRNAISEQLTQQGFQYSDNAQLQVRAWLITEEKQQRTQVMQSDYWGGIWGPGLRAESYDTTYSTQKLQIDLLDAHTQQLIWRGSDSWTLPQQRISPRARDTKLRQQVQQILQHFPPQ; from the coding sequence ATGATGATTCGCTATCTATTACTGGTCAGCGTACTGGCTTTAAGCGCTTGTCAGTCCCACCGCCTTACCGAGCTTGATTATCAACCCGAGCGTAACTACCACGGCCTGCAAAGCTGGCAATGGGCCAACCCTGCAATACAATTTATACCGGACTCTGATCAACATAAAAGTGATTTGGACACCGAGCGTGTGCGCAATGCTATAAGCGAGCAACTAACCCAACAAGGCTTCCAGTACAGCGATAACGCACAATTACAGGTACGCGCTTGGTTGATTACAGAAGAAAAGCAACAGCGCACACAGGTTATGCAAAGTGACTATTGGGGTGGGATTTGGGGACCAGGCCTGCGTGCAGAAAGTTATGACACAACCTATAGCACACAAAAACTACAAATTGACCTGCTCGACGCTCACACTCAACAGCTGATTTGGCGTGGCAGCGACAGCTGGACATTACCACAACAACGCATCAGCCCTAGGGCACGGGACACTAAGCTGCGTCAGCAGGTGCAACAGATTCTTCAGCACTTTCCGCCGCAATAA